In Macrobrachium rosenbergii isolate ZJJX-2024 unplaced genomic scaffold, ASM4041242v1 171, whole genome shotgun sequence, a genomic segment contains:
- the LOC136838104 gene encoding gastrula zinc finger protein XlCGF7.1-like, with translation MNPEHSLEFPLKSETEDALSLPSINQENSNMAAFSETSNDDSLSLDPLMDIKIEPEVFCESNEDDEYSYEMNSVVNEKDPLTCKKEVKQERRNSQNGEKPFRSTDCEKTFYKEINLTSHITNPTRVKAFICKECGKAFSHKAFLKVHMRIHTGEKPFMCKECGKAFSQKPNLTRHMRSHTGEKPFMCKECGKAFSNKSYLTVHMRSHTGEKPFMCKECGKAFSRKPDLTRHMRIHTGEKPFMCKECGKAFSRNQILHKSYEKSY, from the coding sequence atgaatccagaacattctttagaatttcctttgaaaagtgaaactgaagatgCATTATCACTACCttccataaatcaagaaaacagcaacatggcTGCCTTTAGTGAAACCAGTAATGATGACTCTTTGTCTCTGGATCCATTGATGGACATCAAAATAGAGCCAGAGGTATTCTGTGAgtctaatgaagatgatgaatattcttatgaaatgaattcagtagtgaatgaaaaagatccactaacttgcaaaaaggaagtaaaacaagaaagaaggaatagtcaGAATGGAGAGAAGCCTTTCAGATCCACTGACTGTGAGAAAACATTTTACAAGGAAATTAATCTTACAAGTCATATCACAAATCCTACCAGAGTGAAAGCATTCATAtgtaaggaatgtgggaaagcattttcccataaAGCATTTCTtaaagttcatatgagaattcatactggagagaagccattcatgtgcaaggaatgtgggaaagcattttcccagaaaccaaatcttacacgtcatatgagaagtcatactggagagaagccattcatgtgcaaggaatgtgggaaagcattttccaataAATCatatcttacagttcatatgagaagtcatactggagagaagccattcatgtgcaaggaatgtgggaaagcattttccaggaaaccagatcttacacgtcatatgagaattcatactggagagaagccattcatgtgcaaggaatgtgggaaagcattttccaggaacCAGATCTTACACAAAtcatatgagaagtcatactga